In the bacterium SCSIO 12741 genome, GGGTGCATGGCTATTTTATTTTCTTCTTGCACTTCTTAATTCGTTCTTCCAGGTTTTCCCGATCATACTCCGTAGTAAGCTCCCGCAGCATGGCCTGCTCGTAAAAATCCTTGGCCCTTTCGTAGTTGCCGGTTTCTTCAAAGTATTTTCCAACCTTGTAATAACCCAACCAAAAATCAGGATTGGACTCCACCATTTCGTGCAACTTTTTTTCTGGGATCACCCCTTTAGGGTCTTCCAACCAAAGGTCCAGTTCTTTTTCAATTCGGCGGAAAGTTAGGTAATTCTTGTAGTCATCGGTTTGAAGGAAATCGGACTCTGGCACGGTCAAACCTTGTTCGTGAATAGGTTCTTCGGATCGAAACCCAGGAGCCAATTCAAATACACGATTTAGGTCATAGCAAACAAAAGCTCCCAATTGATAAGGATTTGCCGAAACCCAAACACGGAGTTTTCCAGGTTGAAAAATAATTCCGTGATGAGCCATTAACTGATTGATCGCTTTCTCATTTCCGTAACCAATCTTTTTACCTGCAAGGCCATCTGTTTCTCGTAGAATTTCAGCTACATCCGTATAGTTTAGCTTGTCCTCAGCCGCCAACAACTGATTCATTCGATCCATTCGGTATTGGCTATGCCATTTTTCAATATGCTCTAGGTTCTTTTTGTCTTTGGAAAAAGCCTCGCTTTGGAAATGATTGGAGCACACCAACTGTGGCTCTTCTACCACATATACACCCTGGTTTTTAGGGCTTTTTTCGATGATCACGGCCTTCCCATCTTTCTGAGATCCCACCAAAATAGATTCTGAAACAAATACCTGCCGAGATTCAGCAATCTCAATAGCCTCTTCAATGGTGGAAGCATATTGTAAAATTTCACGGGTAAGAATAGAAATGGGCGTTCCTGGCTTGGTCGGAATTCCAGACTTCCCTGCATTAATGGTAACGGTTAATCCCTGGGTATTCATTCCGGAAACCACTCCCAGGAAACCGGGCCAGGAAATCATCATAAACGGAATCCCCTGATCGGGCTTCATAAAGACGACCATCTTCTCTTCCGAGAAACCTTCCCCTGCATAAAAATCAAAATTCCGGCCTAATAGAAGCCCTCCGTCTTCGGTATTGGGTCCCCAGGCGGCAAACGAGGTACACCCGACCAGCATCAAATCCTGCAAGGCATGGCCAATATCGTGAGCTCCATGAAGGTTGAGCGCCCGAAAATACTTGGGTCCTACCCAGTCGAACCGGTCAGAAATGAAATAAGAAGTACCCAATAGCTCCTGCTGGTACTCCGGAATAAAGTAGTAGGGTAAATTCCGATTAAAAACAGCCACAAACTTTCTCAATCGATTGAGTTTTGCTGAGTCGGGAACAATAGTTTTGATCTGGTTAAAAAAGACCTTTTCCTGATTGGCCATCAAGTCATTGGACAAGATACCGTATTGCACACCTCGATCAAAAGGCTTGCCTTCCAGGTACATTTCCCAAAGACCGTAGGAGTTTTTGCGCAACCAGTTGGAATCGGAGTAATAATGATTCACTCCAAACTCATGGCGGGTAGAATCCACCCAGGCAAGATTTCCTTCAGGCTCGGGTTTCTTTCTTTTCTCGTAGAAATTGTCGCAGCTCGACAGGCTAATCAACGTCCCGATTAACAGGACAAACAGAAGAGGATTAAACCTCATTCAACGAAGGATCGGTTTGACGGATGAATTTGGCCAGTGAGGTAACAGCTCGCTTATGGTTTCTAACAAATTGGTTATTTCTATCCCAAACGTAACCAGCCAACACCGAGCAGATTTGCTTCTTAATGTCTTTGTTTTCGTTTTGGGTAAAGAAAATGTCTTGTAGATCTCCGGTATACCAAGTCTTCACATAGGTCTTAAACGTTTCCACGCCTTGCATGATGTAGTCCGTGTATTCGGTTTGCCAATCTACCTCCTCGCCTTTTACCTCACGGGCAGCCAATTTAGCCGCCTGAATACCACTCTCGGTAGCAAAGGTTACTCCGGAAGAGAATACAGGGTCGAGGAATTCAGTACTATTTCCGGTAAGCGCATAACCGTCACCAAAAAGCTGTTTTACACCGCAAGAATACCCCACAATCTTTCTGGGATTGAATTCCATGGGCGCATCCTTGAATCGGTCGCGATAGTACTCTGTATTCTCAAGCAATTCGCGGAAAGATTCTTCAGTCATTTCTTCTGAAAAGTACTCCGGTGGAGCCACAAATCCGATGGAGGTAATTCCATTGGAAAAAGGAATACACCAAAACCAAACATGCTTTTCCAATATATCGAAGGTAATCATCCAACCCTCGCGTCCTTCAGGGCGATTAACGTCTTTGACATGAACAAAACAAGAAGCCTTCATGTCCAGATCTGTTGGCTTTTCCAAATCCAAAAGTCGAGGTAGTACACGGCCGTATCCACTTGAATCAATCAAAAACTTAGCTTCGATTTCTTTCTTTTCTCCGTCCTTATCTTCTACGGTGGTAAAGGAGTCACGTCCTTCAAAGCGTACATCTACAACGCCCGTCTCAAAATCGATTGGCACTCCCATTTTCTGCACTTCTTCTGCCAATATATTATCCATATCAGCACGAGGCAGTTGGTAGGTCCAGGACCAGCCTTGGGTATATTGCTTGGAGAAATCAAAATTACAGACCTTGTCCCCCCTCATAAAACGGGCTCCGAATTTTTTCTGGTAACCTTGTTTTTCCAATGCTGGTAGAAGTCCGGCTTCTTCGAAATGTTCCATACACCGGGGTATAAGGCTTTCGCCAATGACAAAACGTGGAAATTTTTGCTTCTCCACGATCTTAACATTTAAACCTTGCTTACTCAGGTAAGCCGCTGCTACCGAACCGGATGGCCCGGCACCTATCACCAGTATATCTACCTTTTCTTTTCTCATAGAATCCACCGTTTCTTCATTCAACTATGAAAGTCTATTTTTGTCCTGCAAATTTACGCAAATAGCTAGAATCATCTGTATTGGATATTTTAGCTTTTTCTATGATTCTAATCAACTTATTTGGCACGAGCATATGATTGAAATTGGAGGAAGACCACTAACCATGCATGACTTTAATCGCATTCTTTTTCACGATGAGAAAGTGGGCATCTCAGAAGAAGGACGTTTGAAAGTTCAAAAGAGTTTTGACTTTCTGGATTCTTTTTCGGACGATAAGGTGATCTATGGTATAAATACTGGCTTTGGGCCCATGGCTCAATATCGAATCAATGACGAAGATCGAATCACCCTTCAATACAACCTTATCCGAAGTCACGCTTCAGGAGTAGGACAACCTTTAAAGCCCTCTTACGCCAAGGCAACGATGGTGGCTCGACTGAATACTCTGGCTCAGGGATATTCAGGCGTACACGTTTCTGCCCTGGAAGTCTTGTGCGAACTGATCAATCGGGATGTTATTCCATTGATTTTTGAACATGGGGGAGTTGGCGCTTCAGGTGATTTGGTTCAATTGGCCCACCTGGCATTGGTCATGATCGGAGAAGGTGAAGTATTCTACGAAGGCAAGCGTCGTCCGACTGCGGAGGTGTTTGAAGAATTGAATATCGCTCCACTTAAGGTTCGAAGAAGAGAAGGGCTGGCCATTATGAACGGAACTTCTTGCATGACCGGAATCGGAATCATCAATGTACTGATGGCTCGAAAAATTCTTCGCTTAGGTGTTGAAGCTTCCTGCCTGATCAATGAATTGGTAGGAACTTATGATGATCACTATTCCAAAGAATTGAACCGAGCCAAGCACCACAAAGGTCAGCGACGGGTAGCCGACTTGATGAGCAATTACCTCGCCGATAGTCAAATGGTGAAAAGCCGCAAGGAGCACTTATACTCTGGCGATCATGAGGAAGAGGTGTTTGAAGAAAAAGTTCAGGAATACTACTCCCTACGCTGTGTCCCTCAAATTTTAGGCCCCGTGTTGGATACCATCTCCTTCAGCAAAAAAGTACTGATCGAAGAAGTAAACTCCGGCAACGACAACCCAATCATTGATGTAGAAAAACAGAATGTATTTCACGGTGGAAATTTCCACGGTGACTATGTTTCTCTGGAAATGGATAAATTAAAGATTGCCGTAACCAAGCTAACCATGCTTGCTGAGCGACAATTGAACTTTATTTTGAACGCTCGACTGAACGATATCCTACCCCCGTTTGTTAACTTGGGTAAATTGGGATTCAACTTCGGAATGCAAGGCGTTCAATTCACAGCCGTATCAACTACCGCCGAGAGCCAAATGCTCTCTAACCCTATGTATGTGCATAGCATATCCAATAATAATGACAACCAGGATATCGTAAGTATGGGCACCAACGCTGCTTTGATAACGAGCAAGGTGATCGAAAATGCCTTTGAGGTGATGTCGATTCACTTTATGTCGTTGCTACAGGCCGTTGAAATACTGGATTGCAAAACCCGTCTTTCCAGTACCTCACAAAATGTGTACGAAGAAATTCGAGCCCTATTCCCTAATTTTTCGGACGATCATCCCAAATACGATCAGGTAAGAGCAGTGAAAGAATACCTGATGCAAAAAGAAATATGAAAAAATACGCTTTAGTTACAGGAGGCTCCCGAGGAATTGGGCGTGCTGTATGCCTTAAGTTGGCATCCATGGGTTATTCCATTTTGGTGAATTACAACTCCAACTCTGCTGCCGCCGATGAAACCATTCGTTTGGTTAGTGAAGCAGGCACCGATGGTGAGGCTCTGCAGTTTGACGTTTCCAATAAAGAACAAGTAGAAAGCACCCTCAACACCTGGCTCGAAAACAACCCGGATGCGGTGATAGAAGTCCTCGTGAACAATGCGGGCATCACGAAAGACGTGCTCATGGTATGGATGAGCGACGAAGAATGGAATGATGTGCTTGACATCAGCCTTCACGGTTTCTACAACGTAACCCGAACCCTTTTGGAGCGGTTTTTGAGAAATAAATACGGTAGAATAATTAACCTGGTATCTCTGTCTGGATTGAAAGGTACACCCGGACAGGTCAATTACTCTTCAGCTAAAGGCGCCGTTATTGGCGCTACCAAAGCTTTGGCACAGGAAGTAGCCAAGCGTAAAATCACGGTAAATGCTGTTGCCCCAGGTTTTATCAAAACCGACATGACCGGTGACTTAAACGAAAAAGAATTGAAAGGACTAATTCCTGCTAACCGTTTCGGAACGTCCGAAGAGGTGGCAGAAGTAGTTGGATTTCTGGCCTCTCCAGGTGCATCCTACATCACAGGAGAAGTCATCAATGTTAATGGTGGAATGTATTCGTAATGGAAAAACGAGTTGTCATAACCGGAATGGGCGCCTATTCTTGCCTCGGAACCACCCTCGAGGAGGTTACCGAATCGCTCAGAACCGGTCGTTCGGGCATCCAGTTTGACCCGCAAAGAAAGGAAATGGGCTTTCGCTCGGCTTTAACGGGCATGGTTCCTACTCCTAACCTCAAAGGCATGCTTAAACGTCGTCAACGCGTAGGCATGGCAGAAGAGGTAGAATACGCCTACATGTCTACAATAGCTGCTTTGAATCAAGCGGGTGTGGATCAGGATTACCTGGACAACAACATTGTAGGAATCCTTTTCGGCAATGACAGTTCTGCCCGAGCGGTGGTAGAGTCTACCGACATTGTAAGGGCTAAAAAAGACACTACTTTGGTTGGATCGGGCATGATATTTCAATCCATGAATTCAACCGTTACAATGAACCTGGCAACCATTTTCCGGTTAAAGGGAATCAATTTTACCATTAGTGCTGCTTGTGCCAGTGGCTCCCATTCTATTGGGCTGGGCTACATGATGATTAAGCAAGGCTTTGAGAAGATGGTTATTTGCGGCGGCGCACAGGAAATCAACGCCTACGCCATGGCCAGTTTCGATGGACTTGGAACTTTCTCCACCAAAGAAGAGGAACCTTCAGCAGCCTCTCGCCCTTTCGACAAAAATCGCGATGGATTAGTTCCAAGCGGTGGTGCGGCAACCGTCATTTTAGAAGACTTGGAAAGCGCTTTAGCCCGGGGAGCGAATATTCTGGGCGAAGTGATGGGTTACGGATTTTCATCCAACGGAGATCATATCTCCAATCCCAATGTTGATGGTCCGGTAAGGTCTTTGAACATGGCTCTTGATCAGGCCAAAATGAGCGAACACGACATCGATTACATCAATGCCCACGCTACTTCTACTCCGGTAGGAGATGCTAACGAAGCCCGGGCCATTCACCAGGTATTTGGAAGGTCCAAACCACCTGTAAGCTCCACAAAATCCATGACCGGACATGAGTGTTGGATGGCCGGTGCCAGTGAAGTTGTCTACAGCATGTTGATGATGCAAAATGGGTTTGTGGCACCGAATATCAATTTAGAAGAACCGGATGAGCATTCCGCCGACCTGAATATTGCTCGGGATACTCAGAAACATAATATTGACGTATTTTTGTCAAATTCTTTTGGATTCGGGGGAACCAATTCTTCCCTGGTCATCAGGAAATTTGAAAAATAACAGGATCAAATCATGGATCGAGAAGAGATTATTGAAAAAGTGAATGAGTTCATGGTCGAGGAGTTCGAGGTGGAAGAAGATGATATTGCTCCAGACGCCAACCTGAAAGAAACATTAGACCTGGATAGCCTGGATTACGTTGACCTCGTAGTGGTAATCGAGCAGTACTTTGGATTCAAGGTAAAAGGCGAGGATTTTGTTCACATTAAGACTTTAGAAGACTTCTACAACTACATCGAAAAGAAAGTAGAAGAGGCTGCTGTATAAAATCGCTACATGGCTGAATGGACGGGACAATCCCGAGGGAATCTCTTAGGCTATAAAATATTTGCCTTCGTCCTCAGAAACTGGGGCGTTCAATCTGCCTATTTTGTACTCTACTTTGTTGCGGCCTATTATTTCCTGTTTTCTCCCGAAGCATTTTCCGCACAGTATTATTATTTCCACAACCGCTTAGGCTTTGGTAAGCTTAAGAGCTGGATTTCTATATACCGCAATTACTACGTTTTTGGGCAAACCATTTTGGATAAAGTTGCTGTTTTAGGTGGATTTGAAAAAGGCTTGACCTACGACTTTGACGGGGAAGATTTGCTGGAAAAAACCCTTAAGGAAGAAAAGGGCGGAATCCTAATTAGTGCTCACATCGGCAACTTTGAGATTGCCGGTCATTTTATGAGCCGCCTGGATTGCAAACTCAACCTGGTTACCACCAACATGGAAAAAAGTCAGACCCAGGAATACATGGAGTCTGTGATGTCCGATCAAAAAATTAATCCCATCTACATTGTTCCCGGGAGCCTCAGTCATATGATTGAGATCAGCAAAGCGGTTAGAAACAATGAACTCGTTTGTTTTACCGGCGATCGATTTATGGGAGGCAAAACCTACACGGGAACGATTTTAGGTGAATCCGCTCGTTTTCCGGCAGGAGTATTCGACCTGGCAAGTAAACTGAAGGTTCCGGTAATCTTCGTTTATGCCATGAAGGATTCTTCTTCACACTACTACTTTTCAGCCCGATTGGCATCTGGAATCGGATTAAAACCCGAGGAAATTGTGGCTGAATTTTGCAAATCCATTGAAGAGAAATTGAACAAATACCCGCTTCAATGGTTCAACTATTACAAATTT is a window encoding:
- a CDS encoding acyl-CoA--6-aminopenicillanic acid acyl-transferase, with the translated sequence MRFNPLLFVLLIGTLISLSSCDNFYEKRKKPEPEGNLAWVDSTRHEFGVNHYYSDSNWLRKNSYGLWEMYLEGKPFDRGVQYGILSNDLMANQEKVFFNQIKTIVPDSAKLNRLRKFVAVFNRNLPYYFIPEYQQELLGTSYFISDRFDWVGPKYFRALNLHGAHDIGHALQDLMLVGCTSFAAWGPNTEDGGLLLGRNFDFYAGEGFSEEKMVVFMKPDQGIPFMMISWPGFLGVVSGMNTQGLTVTINAGKSGIPTKPGTPISILTREILQYASTIEEAIEIAESRQVFVSESILVGSQKDGKAVIIEKSPKNQGVYVVEEPQLVCSNHFQSEAFSKDKKNLEHIEKWHSQYRMDRMNQLLAAEDKLNYTDVAEILRETDGLAGKKIGYGNEKAINQLMAHHGIIFQPGKLRVWVSANPYQLGAFVCYDLNRVFELAPGFRSEEPIHEQGLTVPESDFLQTDDYKNYLTFRRIEKELDLWLEDPKGVIPEKKLHEMVESNPDFWLGYYKVGKYFEETGNYERAKDFYEQAMLRELTTEYDRENLEERIKKCKKKIK
- a CDS encoding tryptophan 7-halogenase produces the protein MRKEKVDILVIGAGPSGSVAAAYLSKQGLNVKIVEKQKFPRFVIGESLIPRCMEHFEEAGLLPALEKQGYQKKFGARFMRGDKVCNFDFSKQYTQGWSWTYQLPRADMDNILAEEVQKMGVPIDFETGVVDVRFEGRDSFTTVEDKDGEKKEIEAKFLIDSSGYGRVLPRLLDLEKPTDLDMKASCFVHVKDVNRPEGREGWMITFDILEKHVWFWCIPFSNGITSIGFVAPPEYFSEEMTEESFRELLENTEYYRDRFKDAPMEFNPRKIVGYSCGVKQLFGDGYALTGNSTEFLDPVFSSGVTFATESGIQAAKLAAREVKGEEVDWQTEYTDYIMQGVETFKTYVKTWYTGDLQDIFFTQNENKDIKKQICSVLAGYVWDRNNQFVRNHKRAVTSLAKFIRQTDPSLNEV
- a CDS encoding aromatic amino acid lyase, yielding MIEIGGRPLTMHDFNRILFHDEKVGISEEGRLKVQKSFDFLDSFSDDKVIYGINTGFGPMAQYRINDEDRITLQYNLIRSHASGVGQPLKPSYAKATMVARLNTLAQGYSGVHVSALEVLCELINRDVIPLIFEHGGVGASGDLVQLAHLALVMIGEGEVFYEGKRRPTAEVFEELNIAPLKVRRREGLAIMNGTSCMTGIGIINVLMARKILRLGVEASCLINELVGTYDDHYSKELNRAKHHKGQRRVADLMSNYLADSQMVKSRKEHLYSGDHEEEVFEEKVQEYYSLRCVPQILGPVLDTISFSKKVLIEEVNSGNDNPIIDVEKQNVFHGGNFHGDYVSLEMDKLKIAVTKLTMLAERQLNFILNARLNDILPPFVNLGKLGFNFGMQGVQFTAVSTTAESQMLSNPMYVHSISNNNDNQDIVSMGTNAALITSKVIENAFEVMSIHFMSLLQAVEILDCKTRLSSTSQNVYEEIRALFPNFSDDHPKYDQVRAVKEYLMQKEI
- the fabG gene encoding 3-oxoacyl-ACP reductase FabG, coding for MKKYALVTGGSRGIGRAVCLKLASMGYSILVNYNSNSAAADETIRLVSEAGTDGEALQFDVSNKEQVESTLNTWLENNPDAVIEVLVNNAGITKDVLMVWMSDEEWNDVLDISLHGFYNVTRTLLERFLRNKYGRIINLVSLSGLKGTPGQVNYSSAKGAVIGATKALAQEVAKRKITVNAVAPGFIKTDMTGDLNEKELKGLIPANRFGTSEEVAEVVGFLASPGASYITGEVINVNGGMYS
- a CDS encoding beta-ketoacyl-[acyl-carrier-protein] synthase family protein, whose translation is MEKRVVITGMGAYSCLGTTLEEVTESLRTGRSGIQFDPQRKEMGFRSALTGMVPTPNLKGMLKRRQRVGMAEEVEYAYMSTIAALNQAGVDQDYLDNNIVGILFGNDSSARAVVESTDIVRAKKDTTLVGSGMIFQSMNSTVTMNLATIFRLKGINFTISAACASGSHSIGLGYMMIKQGFEKMVICGGAQEINAYAMASFDGLGTFSTKEEEPSAASRPFDKNRDGLVPSGGAATVILEDLESALARGANILGEVMGYGFSSNGDHISNPNVDGPVRSLNMALDQAKMSEHDIDYINAHATSTPVGDANEARAIHQVFGRSKPPVSSTKSMTGHECWMAGASEVVYSMLMMQNGFVAPNINLEEPDEHSADLNIARDTQKHNIDVFLSNSFGFGGTNSSLVIRKFEK
- a CDS encoding acyl carrier protein, which encodes MDREEIIEKVNEFMVEEFEVEEDDIAPDANLKETLDLDSLDYVDLVVVIEQYFGFKVKGEDFVHIKTLEDFYNYIEKKVEEAAV
- a CDS encoding lipid A biosynthesis acyltransferase; translation: MAEWTGQSRGNLLGYKIFAFVLRNWGVQSAYFVLYFVAAYYFLFSPEAFSAQYYYFHNRLGFGKLKSWISIYRNYYVFGQTILDKVAVLGGFEKGLTYDFDGEDLLEKTLKEEKGGILISAHIGNFEIAGHFMSRLDCKLNLVTTNMEKSQTQEYMESVMSDQKINPIYIVPGSLSHMIEISKAVRNNELVCFTGDRFMGGKTYTGTILGESARFPAGVFDLASKLKVPVIFVYAMKDSSSHYYFSARLASGIGLKPEEIVAEFCKSIEEKLNKYPLQWFNYYKFWEA